In Cicer arietinum cultivar CDC Frontier isolate Library 1 chromosome 1, Cicar.CDCFrontier_v2.0, whole genome shotgun sequence, one DNA window encodes the following:
- the LOC140918861 gene encoding uncharacterized protein — protein MNSESHQKLLMKILNEAHVTHDITLDKFGGIINNITTNNHITFIDDELPTEGRRHNKALHISVMCLDHIISRVLIDNGSSLNVISKSTLAKLPCNGTYMRPSPMVVRAFDGSHKEVMGEIDLPVQIGPVTFEIMFHMMDIVPAYSCLLGRPWIHSAGVVLSTLHQNLKYMVNDQLVIVSGEGYLLISGGLGYKPTRDDKRRLVKKKKEKRLARIENREPRIERILICDIRQSFQSARPTSEIHIAATKDDMFDGEANWIRPCGVGAEIRNWKDMPGLGTSIVEHKLPLKPDFSRVKQKLRRMKPDMSLKIREEVKKQFDAGFLTVANYPQWIANTVPVPKKDGKVRMCVDYRDVNIANP, from the exons ATGAATTCTGAGTCCCACCAGAAGCTATTGATGAAAATACTAAATGAGGCTCATGTCACTCACGACATCACCTTGGACAAATTTGGaggcatcataaataacatcacAACCAACAATCACATAACTTTCATAGATGATGAGCTGCCGACCGAAGGGAGAaggcataataaagcactacacatatCAGTAATGTGCCTCGACCATATAATATCAAGAGTCCTCATTGACAATGGCTCCTCGCTGAAtgtcatatcaaaatcaacattaGCAAAACTACCTTgtaatggtacatatatgagACCAAGTCCCATGGTTGTTAGAGCTTTCGACGGGAGTCACAAAGAAGTAATGGGGGAAATCGATCTCCCAGTTCAAATAGGTCCGGTCACATTTGAAATCATGTTTCACATGATGGATATTGTACCCGCTTATAGTTGCTTATTGGGAAGGCCATGGATCCATTCTGCCGGCGTAGTGCTGTCAACCTTACACCAAAATTTGAAGTATATGGTAAATGACCAATTGGTAATTGTGTCAGGAGAAGGATACTTGTTG ATAAGTGGGGGTTTAGGCTACAAACCCACCAGGGATGACAAACGGAGATTggtcaaaaagaaaaaagaaaaaagattagcTCGAATTGAAAATCGAGAACCAAGAATCGAAAGGATTCTCATATGTGACATCCGACAGAGTTTCCAAAGTGCCAGACCAACAAGTGAGATCCATATTGCGGCAACTAAAGATGACATGTTTGATGGGGAGGCTAATTGGATTCGTCCGTGTGGTGTAGGAGCAGAAATCAGGAATTGGAAA GATATGCCTGGATTGGGTACTAGCATAGTGGAGCATAAATTGCCCTTAAAACCCGATTTTTCTCGagtgaaacaaaaattaaggcGAATGAAGCCcgatatgtcattaaaaatcagggaagaagtaaaaaaacaatttgacgcAGGATTCCTCACTGTGGCAAATTATCCCCAATGGATAGCCAATACTGTACCAGTGCCAAAAAAGGATGGCAAAGTACGAATGTGTGTCGATTATAGGGACGTTAATATAGCTAATCCTTAA